From Candidatus Cloacimonadota bacterium, a single genomic window includes:
- a CDS encoding TonB-dependent receptor, whose product MRKTALILLILLIGCATFLEAATTGRLAVRVRDNAGKPLEYVNIIVMRGNQRITGGQTDAKGSRILINIPPGMYTVKFSLIGYDSVTYTDVRIQVDQTASLSPVMKKAGVKIASVTVTAEQDVVGKDRTASERQIEMDRMSDVSVSDVAGIMALQAGVSNIGGELHVRGSRANEINFTVDGQSVTDPVDGGSALQVDTDAILDMKVMTGGFPAEYGNAQAAVVNIVTKDGDPFFSGKIEYNTDHIIGSGRNSDVVKFAIGGPIWALGSEKLRERLTFFFNGGGEWMDGRMKQYYVADPMSEYVFFDSLTGKYRQLLEYEYPVNDPYADRTRFLGIDFGNRNYNAYNVNLKTKFVISDIQRITLGIRGDRSLDYPFSWQNRYALDTYAVSETEQRQYVANYEYAFNPAMNIKVKGSYYQKDSKTGPRGIDRSNYLYMYDGLDPENPGEDYVDNVLLGNQGWDSVDHNSDGVYSPDYNGDGISDADYFDYSFWTYRIASVEDPRMVTGFTPPGYIYQFFQDDITTSASARADFEWQVNETHLAKTGLELIKHSIKKDQLQNFLNIYEDRFQASLKRKWNGMADFVPEYDADGNITNVPNELYSMYETDDGVLIPIYKPADYFKAAQEASGKRDGYQADPWQAAYYLQDKMVWEGMIVNAGLRLDLWYLGTKYKVLQDDASYREVDFDPSERWQLMLSPRLGVSHPITDRDVLRFAYNYQNQLPQMQFIFTSKTPADANVSDQTITVGNTKLEPQITKTYEVGLSHQLSDDYVLDMTAYYKNLYNYVSTMKVAKPGEEQIFWYQFISEDYGSARGIDVQLEKMMSNFNNWSVAYSLAWAQGNNSSTVIQDEATNLREFPLDWDVRHNLSLNYTFRIGRGEEFFVPFTDFILPVDDLSANINWSFASGAPYTPQSVEGNSMLDTNSARKKFTHQANLRITKGITLSQKMNLRLFMDVENLFGTRNVYTVYPKTGSELHTGSEPDLADANTGYTYPEVRFVYDKYIQNPSFWSNYRGVTFGVSFNF is encoded by the coding sequence ATGCGAAAAACTGCATTGATCCTGCTTATACTGTTAATCGGTTGCGCCACTTTTTTGGAAGCAGCCACGACCGGACGCCTCGCTGTTCGCGTGCGAGACAACGCAGGCAAACCACTTGAATACGTTAACATCATTGTCATGAGAGGTAACCAGCGGATTACCGGTGGACAGACCGACGCCAAGGGAAGCAGAATTCTCATCAACATCCCGCCCGGGATGTACACAGTGAAGTTTTCTCTGATTGGCTACGACTCCGTCACCTACACTGATGTCCGCATCCAGGTTGACCAGACTGCCAGCCTCTCGCCCGTGATGAAAAAAGCCGGCGTTAAAATCGCCTCCGTCACGGTAACCGCAGAACAGGACGTGGTTGGTAAAGACCGCACGGCGTCTGAGCGCCAGATCGAAATGGACCGCATGAGCGATGTCTCTGTGAGTGACGTGGCCGGGATCATGGCTCTGCAGGCCGGTGTTTCCAACATCGGCGGAGAGCTTCACGTCCGTGGCAGTCGCGCCAACGAAATCAACTTCACGGTTGACGGCCAATCGGTTACCGATCCCGTGGACGGCGGCAGCGCTCTCCAGGTGGATACGGATGCCATCCTCGACATGAAAGTGATGACCGGCGGTTTCCCTGCTGAATACGGAAACGCCCAGGCCGCCGTGGTCAACATCGTCACCAAGGACGGCGATCCTTTCTTTTCCGGAAAGATCGAATACAACACCGATCACATCATCGGCTCAGGCAGGAACTCTGACGTGGTCAAATTTGCCATTGGCGGTCCCATCTGGGCACTGGGCTCAGAAAAACTGCGCGAACGCCTCACCTTCTTCTTCAATGGCGGCGGCGAATGGATGGACGGCCGGATGAAACAATACTACGTCGCGGACCCGATGTCGGAGTATGTCTTTTTCGATTCGCTCACCGGCAAGTACCGGCAGTTGCTGGAATATGAGTATCCGGTCAACGACCCCTATGCCGACAGGACCAGATTCCTGGGCATCGATTTCGGCAACCGCAACTATAATGCCTACAACGTGAACCTGAAAACCAAGTTCGTGATCAGCGACATCCAGCGCATCACTCTGGGCATCCGCGGCGACCGCTCCCTCGATTACCCCTTCTCCTGGCAAAACCGTTACGCGCTGGACACCTATGCCGTGAGCGAAACCGAACAGAGGCAGTATGTCGCCAACTACGAATACGCTTTCAACCCGGCCATGAACATCAAGGTGAAAGGCAGCTATTACCAAAAGGATAGCAAAACTGGACCCCGCGGGATCGACCGCAGCAACTACCTCTATATGTATGATGGCCTGGATCCTGAAAATCCCGGCGAGGACTACGTGGACAACGTGCTGCTGGGCAACCAGGGCTGGGACAGCGTGGACCACAACTCAGACGGTGTGTACAGCCCTGACTACAACGGTGACGGGATCAGCGATGCCGATTACTTCGATTATTCTTTCTGGACCTACCGCATCGCCAGCGTGGAAGACCCGCGCATGGTGACGGGCTTCACGCCCCCCGGCTACATCTATCAGTTTTTCCAGGACGACATCACCACTTCAGCGAGCGCCCGGGCCGACTTTGAATGGCAGGTTAACGAAACCCATCTGGCCAAGACCGGCCTGGAGCTGATCAAGCACTCGATCAAGAAAGACCAGCTGCAGAATTTCCTGAATATCTATGAAGACAGGTTCCAAGCCAGCCTGAAACGCAAATGGAACGGCATGGCGGATTTTGTTCCCGAATATGATGCAGACGGCAACATAACCAACGTGCCTAATGAACTTTACTCAATGTACGAAACCGACGACGGAGTGTTGATTCCCATCTACAAACCCGCTGATTATTTCAAAGCCGCCCAGGAAGCTTCAGGCAAACGCGACGGCTATCAAGCCGATCCCTGGCAGGCGGCTTACTACCTCCAGGACAAGATGGTATGGGAAGGCATGATCGTGAATGCCGGCCTGCGTCTTGACCTCTGGTATCTGGGAACCAAATACAAGGTGCTGCAAGACGACGCCAGCTACCGGGAAGTGGATTTCGACCCCAGCGAGCGCTGGCAGCTTATGCTTTCCCCGCGCCTGGGCGTTTCACACCCCATCACCGACCGCGACGTGCTGCGCTTCGCCTACAACTATCAGAACCAGTTGCCTCAGATGCAGTTCATCTTCACTTCCAAAACCCCCGCCGACGCCAATGTTTCCGACCAGACCATCACTGTCGGCAACACCAAGCTGGAGCCGCAGATCACCAAGACCTACGAAGTAGGCCTTTCCCACCAGCTTTCCGACGACTACGTGCTTGACATGACCGCCTATTACAAGAACCTTTACAACTATGTAAGCACAATGAAGGTCGCCAAACCCGGCGAAGAGCAGATCTTCTGGTACCAGTTCATTTCCGAGGACTACGGTTCCGCCCGCGGAATCGACGTCCAATTGGAAAAAATGATGTCCAACTTCAACAACTGGTCCGTGGCCTACTCTCTGGCCTGGGCGCAGGGAAACAACTCCTCCACCGTGATTCAGGACGAAGCCACCAACCTGCGCGAATTTCCGCTGGACTGGGATGTGCGCCACAACCTGAGCCTGAACTACACCTTCAGGATAGGCCGCGGCGAAGAATTCTTCGTTCCTTTCACAGACTTCATCCTGCCCGTGGATGACCTGAGCGCGAACATCAACTGGAGCTTCGCCTCCGGGGCGCCCTATACTCCGCAGAGCGTGGAAGGGAACAGCATGCTGGACACTAACAGCGCCCGCAAGAAATTTACCCATCAGGCCAATCTGCGCATCACCAAAGGCATCACCCTCTCCCAGAAGATGAACCTTCGCCTCTTCATGGACGTGGAAAACCTCTTCGGAACCAGAAACGTGTACACCGTGTACCCCAAAACCGGCAGCGAACTGCATACCGGAAGCGAACCGGACCTCGCCGACGCCAATACCGGCTACACCTATCCCGAAGTTAGATTTGTTTACGATAAATACATCCAAAACCCCAGTTTTTGGAGCAACTATCGCGGCGTCACCTTTGGTGTGTCGTTCAACTTTTAG
- a CDS encoding phosphoribosylformylglycinamidine cyclo-ligase — MDYRGSGVDIKAGEQAVDSIRGIVARTYNANVLSELGSFGGLYRFPKDSYREPVLVSSTDGVGTKLRVAIKARRFDTIGQDLVNHCVNDILVQGALPLFFLDYIGLGKMEPDMVVQIISGMAKACSENGCALIGGEMAEMPGIYQGSDFDLVGTIVGVVDKEHLLPAARIKKGDILIGIPSSGLHTNGYSLARRIVFDRLGLDVADRVPELDATVAELLLSVHRSYLPMLKPLLHDERLHGLAHITGGGIPGNLKRIIPEGLCGVVSYAEHEIPPLFTWLQTSGGLSRETMLETFNLGLGMIAAVDPAFSTEFISATSSLVIGEIDTSRDPDEKVLIID, encoded by the coding sequence ATGGACTACCGCGGCTCGGGAGTGGACATCAAGGCCGGCGAACAGGCCGTTGATTCCATCCGGGGAATTGTAGCCAGAACCTACAACGCCAATGTGCTCAGTGAGTTGGGCAGTTTCGGCGGCTTGTACCGCTTTCCCAAGGATTCATACCGCGAACCGGTGCTGGTGTCCAGCACAGACGGCGTGGGCACCAAACTCCGCGTGGCGATCAAAGCCCGGCGCTTCGACACCATTGGTCAGGACCTGGTAAACCACTGCGTAAACGACATTCTCGTCCAGGGCGCCCTGCCCTTGTTTTTTCTCGATTACATCGGCCTGGGCAAAATGGAGCCGGACATGGTTGTCCAGATCATCTCTGGCATGGCTAAAGCCTGTTCGGAAAACGGCTGCGCCCTCATCGGCGGTGAGATGGCGGAAATGCCGGGCATCTATCAGGGTAGCGATTTTGACCTCGTGGGCACCATCGTGGGCGTGGTGGACAAAGAGCATCTGCTGCCCGCGGCCAGGATCAAAAAAGGCGACATCCTCATAGGGATTCCCAGCAGTGGGCTGCACACCAACGGCTATTCCCTGGCTCGCAGGATCGTGTTTGACCGCCTCGGCCTGGACGTCGCGGATAGAGTTCCGGAACTGGATGCCACAGTCGCGGAACTGCTGCTCAGCGTTCACCGCAGTTATCTGCCCATGCTAAAACCGCTACTCCACGATGAGCGGCTGCATGGCCTGGCCCACATCACAGGCGGAGGCATTCCCGGAAACCTAAAACGCATCATCCCGGAGGGGCTCTGCGGAGTTGTCAGTTATGCTGAACACGAGATCCCGCCGCTCTTCACCTGGCTGCAAACCTCCGGCGGCCTGAGCCGGGAAACAATGCTGGAAACCTTCAATCTGGGCCTGGGCATGATCGCGGCTGTCGATCCGGCTTTCAGCACGGAATTCATCTCCGCCACCTCGTCGCTGGTGATCGGAGAGATAGATACATCCCGCGACCCGGATGAAAAAGTCCTCATCATTGACTGA
- a CDS encoding MotA/TolQ/ExbB proton channel family protein — MLLVGLAYAQTETTTTAAAESDTAITEPIAEEPVAETAPIEEKSSGLKGVAEFLFGRALVKEFIDGGWAMWPILFVAIYGLAYMIWKFIALMYAKINLNDFLNKILALVKEKKIKEAIEFAKNTRGPVSAVVYAGLLKAERGADAVEKNMENAAMIEMSYLEKGFVEMTSAITLAPMLGFLGTVDGMIIAFDAIAKARSVDATIVADGIKVALITTKWGLIVAIPVQLLYNIFTTMVDGIVIDMQRASEKVTEALIES; from the coding sequence ATGCTGCTCGTTGGCCTGGCTTATGCCCAAACAGAAACAACCACCACAGCGGCTGCCGAAAGCGACACCGCCATCACCGAACCCATCGCTGAAGAACCTGTAGCCGAAACCGCTCCGATCGAAGAAAAATCATCCGGACTCAAAGGAGTGGCTGAATTCCTGTTCGGCCGTGCCCTGGTGAAAGAATTCATCGATGGCGGATGGGCCATGTGGCCGATCCTGTTCGTTGCCATTTACGGCCTCGCCTACATGATCTGGAAATTCATTGCCCTGATGTACGCGAAGATCAACCTCAACGACTTCCTGAACAAGATCCTGGCCCTGGTCAAAGAGAAGAAGATCAAGGAAGCCATTGAATTTGCAAAAAACACCCGCGGCCCCGTGTCGGCAGTTGTCTATGCCGGCCTGCTGAAAGCCGAACGCGGCGCAGATGCGGTGGAAAAGAACATGGAAAACGCCGCCATGATCGAAATGTCTTACCTCGAGAAAGGCTTCGTGGAAATGACCTCAGCCATCACCCTGGCCCCCATGCTGGGGTTCTTGGGTACGGTTGACGGTATGATCATCGCCTTCGACGCCATCGCCAAAGCCCGTTCTGTGGACGCCACCATTGTGGCCGACGGTATCAAGGTCGCTTTGATCACCACCAAATGGGGCTTGATCGTCGCCATTCCCGTGCAATTGCTTTATAACATCTTCACCACCATGGTGGATGGCATAGTTATCGACATGCAAAGAGCCTCAGAGAAGGTTACAGAAGCCCTCATCGAGTCTTGA
- the pta gene encoding phosphate acetyltransferase, which translates to MDILTELKAKAKLIEGRIVLPESADTRTLQAAHAILAEGLADIVLVGKPEEIKTREKTLELDLSRATVIDPANFPEIGKFADFYYEKRKEKGVTREQASQTVLNELYFGTLLVKFGYADGMVAGAANTTADVLRAALQVVGVTSGIKTVSSCFIMVVNDYMGEDRVYLFADCAVVPDPDPEQLADIAFSTASTRRAILGDEPKVALLSFSTRGSAQHENVEKVQQTVKILGERQVDFDFDGEMQLDAAIVPNIAKMKAPDSKVAGQANTLIFPDLQSGNIGYKLVQRFAKAEAIGPIIQGLDAPVCDLSRGCSSEDIVHTCVLVLLMAQNNKRKG; encoded by the coding sequence ATGGATATCCTCACCGAGTTAAAGGCCAAGGCCAAACTCATCGAAGGGCGGATCGTGCTGCCTGAAAGTGCCGACACCAGGACGCTTCAGGCCGCGCATGCAATTTTGGCTGAGGGTTTGGCAGACATCGTCCTGGTGGGCAAACCGGAAGAGATCAAAACCCGGGAAAAGACTCTGGAACTTGACCTCAGCCGGGCCACTGTGATCGATCCTGCCAACTTTCCAGAAATCGGCAAATTCGCGGATTTCTATTATGAGAAGCGCAAAGAGAAAGGCGTCACTCGCGAGCAGGCAAGCCAGACAGTTCTGAATGAACTGTATTTTGGCACCCTGTTGGTGAAGTTCGGATACGCTGATGGCATGGTGGCCGGCGCCGCCAACACCACAGCCGATGTCCTGCGCGCGGCTCTGCAGGTGGTGGGCGTCACCAGCGGCATCAAAACCGTTTCCAGCTGTTTCATAATGGTGGTGAATGACTACATGGGGGAAGACCGGGTCTATCTCTTCGCAGATTGCGCCGTGGTGCCTGATCCTGACCCGGAACAGCTGGCTGATATCGCATTCAGCACTGCCTCAACGCGCAGAGCCATTTTGGGCGACGAACCCAAGGTGGCTTTGCTGTCATTTTCCACCCGGGGCAGTGCCCAGCACGAAAATGTGGAAAAAGTCCAGCAAACGGTTAAAATCCTGGGCGAACGCCAGGTTGATTTCGATTTCGACGGCGAGATGCAGTTGGACGCGGCGATCGTTCCCAACATTGCCAAAATGAAAGCTCCAGACAGCAAAGTGGCCGGACAGGCCAACACCCTTATTTTCCCAGACCTGCAATCCGGCAACATCGGCTACAAGCTGGTGCAGCGTTTTGCCAAAGCAGAAGCCATCGGCCCCATCATCCAGGGCCTGGACGCCCCGGTTTGTGACCTCTCCCGCGGCTGTTCCTCTGAAGATATAGTTCACACCTGCGTGCTGGTGCTGTTGATGGCCCAAAATAACAAAAGAAAAGGATAA
- a CDS encoding sugar kinase, which translates to MSLVIVGSVALDTIETPHGKVEDALGGSAVYASLAASYFGPTYIVGVVGEDYPARGVELLEAHKVNLDGLETKPGKTFRWSGAYRQWSQADTLSTDLNVFADFSPQLPPSCRSCRSLLLANIHPQLQLQVLNQIESYKWAACDTMNYWISLCPELLSEVIRKVDIVFINEDEIRQYTGLDSIFAAGRYLLEMGVKAVVIKRGEYGSVTILPDDLFFAPAYPVERIQDPTGAGDSFAGGFMSYLATQDELNKYVIRKAVRFGTVLAAKNVSAFSVDGLVNLEFSELQQKVHQLRNWA; encoded by the coding sequence ATGAGCCTGGTGATCGTCGGCTCGGTCGCACTGGACACGATCGAGACTCCGCACGGCAAAGTTGAAGATGCCTTGGGCGGTTCTGCCGTCTATGCTTCCCTAGCCGCCTCATATTTTGGCCCCACCTACATTGTGGGTGTCGTGGGCGAAGATTACCCCGCACGCGGGGTAGAACTGCTTGAGGCCCACAAGGTCAACCTGGACGGTCTCGAAACCAAGCCCGGAAAAACCTTCCGCTGGAGCGGCGCTTACCGCCAGTGGAGCCAGGCGGATACCCTTAGCACCGATCTGAACGTCTTCGCGGATTTTTCGCCTCAGCTTCCCCCCTCCTGCAGAAGCTGCCGCAGCCTGCTTCTGGCCAATATCCACCCCCAACTGCAGTTGCAGGTGCTGAACCAGATCGAAAGCTACAAGTGGGCAGCCTGCGACACCATGAACTACTGGATATCACTGTGTCCGGAACTTCTTTCCGAGGTGATCCGCAAGGTGGACATCGTCTTCATCAATGAAGACGAAATCCGCCAGTACACAGGCCTGGACAGCATCTTTGCCGCCGGGCGCTACCTTCTGGAAATGGGTGTGAAAGCCGTGGTGATCAAACGCGGCGAATACGGCAGCGTAACCATTTTGCCAGACGATTTGTTTTTCGCCCCGGCCTATCCGGTGGAGCGGATCCAGGACCCCACCGGCGCCGGAGACAGCTTTGCCGGGGGCTTCATGAGCTATCTAGCCACCCAGGATGAATTGAACAAATACGTGATTCGTAAAGCCGTCCGTTTCGGAACGGTGCTCGCGGCCAAGAACGTGTCCGCCTTCAGCGTGGATGGCTTGGTCAATCTGGAGTTTTCGGAATTGCAGCAAAAAGTCCACCAGTTGCGCAACTGGGCTTGA
- a CDS encoding biopolymer transporter ExbD: MKITRKKRGSVSIPTTSTGDIAFLLIVFFMSTTKFDVKEGVKVQLNKAVTQEQLQTTQLKLTEKEMTRLEIMETGLLKVNNDEPRSYSDAELDKLILEKIQLRDSINRQETDPKLKSTKMLFLVKTNPEAKYSEMVRLVDHLVTYRDRAMISISTAI, encoded by the coding sequence ATGAAAATCACCCGCAAGAAAAGGGGTAGCGTCAGTATACCGACCACGTCAACTGGCGACATCGCTTTCCTGCTGATTGTCTTCTTTATGTCAACCACCAAGTTCGACGTCAAGGAAGGCGTGAAGGTTCAGTTGAACAAAGCCGTAACCCAGGAACAGCTTCAGACCACCCAGCTCAAGCTCACAGAAAAGGAAATGACCCGCCTCGAGATCATGGAAACAGGATTGTTGAAGGTCAATAATGATGAGCCGCGCTCCTACAGCGATGCCGAACTGGACAAGCTTATCCTGGAAAAGATACAATTGCGCGACTCCATCAACAGGCAGGAAACAGACCCCAAGCTTAAATCAACTAAGATGCTCTTCCTGGTGAAGACGAATCCCGAAGCCAAATACAGCGAGATGGTGAGACTGGTTGACCACTTGGTCACATACCGTGACCGGGCCATGATCTCCATCTCCACAGCAATATAG
- a CDS encoding pyridoxal phosphate-dependent aminotransferase has product MAIKISNRIKLVKPSPTLTLSARAKEMMASGIDVVNFGVGEPDFNTPEYIKKSAHAALEANFTRYTANPGIIELRQAICDKLERDNGLAYEPKEVLVSPGAKASIVNILIAVCDAQDQVLMPAPYWVSYPYQAMLANAEPVIVPTFEEDSYKLTADSLNQAIAANPCAKVLLLNSPNNPTGAVYTRQELEAIAAICVKNDILVVSDEIYERLVYDGIKHISIASLNEEIKARTVVINGVSKAYAMTGWRLGYAAGPAHIIAAAGRVQAHATSCVNSITQKACVTALAEEDDSIENMRAEFEKRRDFLYAELSKLPHVSCFKPQGAFYIMPNISWYLSNNSQSIKDGDQFCQALLEKHHVALVSGDSFGIPSNVRFSYANSMENLQKGVERFAKFLGELAR; this is encoded by the coding sequence ATGGCTATAAAAATATCAAACCGAATCAAACTGGTAAAACCCTCCCCCACTCTCACCCTTTCAGCCAGGGCCAAGGAGATGATGGCCTCCGGCATCGACGTGGTGAATTTCGGCGTGGGTGAGCCCGATTTCAATACCCCCGAATACATCAAAAAGTCGGCTCATGCCGCCCTTGAGGCAAACTTCACCCGCTACACCGCCAACCCCGGCATCATCGAACTCCGCCAGGCCATTTGTGACAAGCTCGAGCGGGACAACGGACTGGCTTACGAACCCAAAGAAGTGCTGGTCTCACCTGGCGCCAAAGCTTCCATCGTAAACATCCTGATCGCGGTCTGCGATGCCCAGGACCAGGTGCTGATGCCCGCACCCTACTGGGTCAGCTATCCCTACCAGGCAATGCTAGCCAACGCCGAACCGGTGATCGTGCCCACTTTTGAGGAAGATTCCTACAAACTCACCGCGGATTCACTGAACCAGGCCATCGCAGCCAACCCCTGCGCCAAAGTGCTGCTGCTGAACAGCCCCAACAATCCCACTGGAGCCGTTTACACCAGGCAGGAACTGGAAGCCATCGCCGCCATCTGCGTGAAAAACGACATCCTGGTGGTTTCGGACGAAATCTACGAACGCTTGGTTTACGACGGGATCAAGCACATTTCCATCGCCTCCCTGAACGAGGAAATCAAAGCCCGGACCGTGGTGATCAACGGCGTTTCAAAAGCTTATGCCATGACCGGCTGGAGGCTTGGCTACGCCGCTGGCCCGGCCCATATCATAGCGGCCGCTGGCAGGGTTCAGGCTCACGCCACCTCCTGCGTGAACTCCATCACCCAGAAAGCCTGCGTGACCGCCCTCGCCGAGGAAGACGACTCCATTGAAAATATGCGCGCGGAGTTTGAAAAGCGCCGCGATTTCCTCTATGCCGAACTGAGCAAGCTGCCCCACGTGTCCTGTTTCAAGCCCCAGGGAGCTTTCTACATCATGCCGAACATCTCCTGGTATCTGAGCAACAACAGCCAGAGCATCAAGGATGGAGACCAGTTTTGCCAGGCCCTGCTGGAAAAGCACCACGTGGCGCTCGTTTCCGGCGATTCCTTCGGCATCCCCTCCAACGTAAGATTTTCCTATGCCAACAGCATGGAAAACCTCCAAAAAGGCGTGGAACGCTTCGCCAAATTCCTGGGCGAACTGGCGCGCTGA
- a CDS encoding glycine--tRNA ligase subunit beta, translating to MEIGTEEVPAPHLQPAVEFIQSSFQNLMRDVGLQYSELMTGSTPRRMFLIARQVQSTQPDIQVNKTGPAKKIAYDADGNLLPAALGFLKKNNAEAKDLQIETTDKGVFIALKYIKPGRNTAEILQEWIPDLLNHIPYPKTMIWNSSRLALSRPLRWLCVLWGDEVLEVEAGGVKSGKHSFGNRFLGLDRPLEINSADEYLQVLSSNAVMADRAARREKLVAELASVNPGMGFKVVEDERLTDTVTDLVEMPTAVVGEFSPEFLSLPEKIITSTISQNQKYYSVQDAEGRLSNKFVFISNGDPEYSDLIRKGNEKVVAARLADALWYYQEDTRKPLEAYVEQLHEVVFQSKLGTLADKTERVGQITGEICRRLCLDEENTALAKRTALLCKADLVTTMLGEKEFTRLQGYIGKHYALASGEDSRVAEAIHEHYQPRGTNDGLPQTLIGAIVAVADKMDSVCGIIGIGQVPTGSADPFALRRAANGVVQIIVERGWSINLSELIDYTLNLVEQRSELTSTAHSDVQAFFRLRVEWLLRQLGLDYDVIDSLMHLSLGNLTDLKTRGEVLQSSRSREDFHDLVNNYKRVANIIEKVERVPALEPSLFTAKAEKNLYSSLQTLRTKITGSLAGCDYQQAINHLVGYGANTSNFFDAVLVNCDDPNLRGNRYALLSEVKNEFLRVADISRIVIDNDKNGA from the coding sequence ATGGAAATTGGAACCGAGGAGGTTCCCGCACCCCATTTACAACCGGCGGTGGAATTCATCCAGTCCTCTTTTCAGAATCTGATGCGGGACGTGGGTTTGCAATACTCTGAACTGATGACCGGTTCGACCCCCCGGCGCATGTTTCTCATCGCGCGCCAGGTTCAGAGCACCCAGCCGGATATCCAGGTGAACAAAACCGGCCCGGCAAAAAAGATAGCCTACGACGCGGACGGCAACCTTCTCCCCGCGGCTTTGGGCTTCCTAAAAAAGAACAACGCCGAAGCCAAAGACCTCCAAATAGAAACAACCGACAAAGGCGTATTCATTGCCCTCAAATACATTAAGCCAGGCCGGAACACTGCAGAAATCCTGCAGGAATGGATTCCGGACCTTCTGAACCACATTCCCTACCCCAAAACCATGATATGGAACAGTTCCCGCCTTGCCCTGTCCCGTCCGTTGCGCTGGCTCTGTGTGCTTTGGGGGGATGAAGTCCTTGAGGTGGAAGCTGGTGGGGTCAAGAGCGGCAAACATAGCTTCGGGAACCGGTTTCTGGGGCTTGACAGGCCGCTGGAGATAAACTCCGCGGATGAGTATCTTCAGGTTCTTTCCAGCAATGCCGTGATGGCAGACAGAGCCGCCCGACGGGAAAAACTGGTGGCTGAGCTTGCCTCCGTGAACCCGGGAATGGGATTCAAGGTGGTTGAAGATGAACGCCTTACGGACACGGTAACCGATCTGGTGGAAATGCCCACTGCGGTGGTGGGTGAATTCAGCCCGGAATTCCTTTCACTGCCTGAAAAGATCATCACTTCCACGATAAGCCAAAACCAGAAATACTATTCCGTTCAGGACGCGGAAGGCCGTCTGAGCAACAAATTCGTGTTCATCTCAAACGGCGACCCCGAGTATTCAGACCTCATCCGCAAAGGCAATGAAAAGGTTGTGGCAGCGAGGCTCGCGGACGCCCTCTGGTATTATCAGGAAGACACCAGGAAACCCTTGGAAGCTTATGTGGAGCAGTTACACGAAGTTGTGTTCCAATCCAAGCTCGGCACGCTGGCAGACAAGACGGAGCGCGTTGGCCAGATCACAGGGGAAATCTGCCGTCGGCTGTGCCTCGACGAAGAAAACACGGCTCTGGCCAAACGGACAGCGCTGCTTTGCAAGGCGGACCTGGTCACCACGATGTTGGGAGAGAAAGAATTCACCAGGCTGCAGGGATATATCGGCAAGCATTACGCCCTGGCCAGCGGTGAAGACAGCCGGGTGGCGGAAGCCATTCACGAACATTACCAGCCCCGGGGCACCAATGACGGGCTGCCCCAAACCCTCATTGGGGCAATTGTTGCCGTGGCCGATAAAATGGACAGCGTGTGCGGAATAATCGGCATTGGCCAGGTCCCAACCGGCTCCGCGGACCCCTTTGCCCTACGCAGAGCGGCCAACGGAGTGGTGCAGATCATAGTGGAACGCGGCTGGAGCATCAATTTATCCGAACTTATCGATTATACCTTGAACCTGGTGGAACAACGGTCAGAGCTTACTTCCACCGCCCACAGCGATGTTCAGGCCTTTTTCCGCCTGCGGGTTGAGTGGTTGCTGCGCCAGTTGGGTTTGGATTATGACGTGATCGACAGCCTGATGCACCTTTCACTTGGTAACCTGACTGACCTGAAAACACGGGGGGAGGTTTTGCAAAGCTCCCGCAGCCGGGAAGACTTCCACGACCTCGTGAACAACTACAAACGGGTAGCCAACATCATCGAAAAAGTGGAGCGCGTTCCGGCTCTGGAACCATCGCTGTTTACAGCGAAAGCGGAAAAAAATCTCTATTCCTCGCTGCAGACTCTGCGAACAAAAATCACCGGCAGCCTGGCAGGTTGCGATTATCAGCAGGCGATTAACCATCTGGTTGGCTACGGTGCCAACACCAGCAACTTTTTCGACGCAGTGCTGGTCAACTGTGATGATCCAAACCTGCGTGGAAACCGCTATGCCCTCTTGAGCGAGGTCAAAAATGAATTCCTGCGCGTGGCGGACATTTCGCGCATCGTGATAGATAATGATAAAAATGGAGCATAG